Proteins encoded by one window of Superficieibacter sp. HKU1:
- a CDS encoding DUF4150 domain-containing protein, with the protein MADNYTVRKSGDWKVVSTKPDVCKTPRGDSTPPVPYPVTANMGTAVMVVESVKLNGCPALVLDQSKIPQTIGDSPGAAKGVSSGTVGDVCEPLEHSETVFFGGKPMLRHNDEFWMNSRNTIGLIVGQPPPGGVPADEADPPDEPETEEEEEEEGSGWATRRREC; encoded by the coding sequence ATGGCAGATAACTATACCGTGCGTAAGAGCGGAGACTGGAAAGTCGTCAGCACCAAACCGGACGTGTGTAAAACGCCGCGCGGGGATTCGACACCGCCCGTCCCCTACCCTGTCACGGCGAATATGGGTACGGCGGTGATGGTGGTGGAGTCGGTGAAGCTGAACGGCTGCCCGGCGCTGGTGCTTGACCAGAGTAAAATCCCGCAGACCATCGGTGATTCACCGGGTGCCGCGAAAGGCGTGAGCAGTGGCACGGTGGGGGATGTATGTGAGCCGCTGGAGCACAGCGAGACAGTGTTCTTTGGCGGCAAACCCATGTTACGGCACAACGATGAGTTCTGGATGAACAGCCGGAACACTATTGGTCTGATAGTGGGACAGCCGCCACCGGGAGGGGTTCCGGCAGACGAGGCAGACCCGCCGGATGAGCCTGAGACGGAAGAGGAAGAAGAGGAAGAAGGCAGCGGCTGGGCTACTCGCAGACGGGAATGCTGA
- a CDS encoding RHS repeat-associated core domain-containing protein translates to MPEEGKFIRVVNEHGITWKYDVNDRLVEKLVDKGGFRPLQWRYRWNARSQLTGLETPEGERWEYKYDPFGRRISKRCTNRDKPGMDFHWNGDQLTEEIPVNADGTQDSENAIRWIYEPGSFTPLARYEKGQLHYAITDTVGRIQELLTEDGEIVWRGKQQLWGREESANDDNISCRLRFPGQYEDMESGLYYNRFRYYDCETGQYLCADPIGLLGGTNPYGYVLNPLYYSDPLGLDCYSWDANLRRWRNSKGEFVRVATRDFFEQDLKRQGLRTPPASLKETWIDGQYKITVRAHPAAPNHGYTGSIYRVSRQKIGDGTEYMDIYGDWHKESTLKPNYKGGAPNPTYDAQAAKDTHIPY, encoded by the coding sequence ATGCCGGAGGAAGGGAAATTTATCCGGGTGGTCAATGAGCATGGTATCACCTGGAAATACGATGTTAACGATCGCTTGGTGGAAAAACTGGTTGATAAAGGCGGCTTCCGGCCATTGCAGTGGCGCTACCGCTGGAATGCGCGGAGTCAGCTTACCGGACTGGAAACACCTGAGGGAGAACGCTGGGAGTATAAATACGACCCGTTCGGGCGCAGAATCAGTAAGCGCTGTACCAACCGGGACAAGCCCGGTATGGATTTTCACTGGAACGGGGACCAGTTAACGGAAGAAATTCCGGTTAACGCCGATGGTACACAGGACAGTGAAAATGCCATCCGCTGGATATACGAGCCGGGCAGTTTTACGCCACTGGCACGTTATGAGAAAGGCCAGTTGCATTATGCCATCACGGATACGGTTGGCCGTATTCAGGAGCTGCTGACCGAAGATGGCGAAATCGTCTGGCGGGGCAAACAACAGCTTTGGGGCCGGGAAGAGAGTGCGAATGATGACAATATATCATGCAGGCTGCGTTTTCCGGGGCAGTATGAGGATATGGAGTCGGGGCTGTACTATAACCGTTTCCGGTACTATGATTGCGAAACGGGGCAGTATCTGTGTGCAGATCCTATTGGGTTACTAGGAGGCACTAATCCATATGGTTATGTATTAAATCCATTATATTACAGTGACCCGCTTGGGTTAGACTGTTATTCGTGGGATGCAAATCTCAGACGCTGGCGGAATAGCAAAGGGGAGTTTGTTAGAGTTGCTACTCGAGATTTCTTTGAACAGGACCTTAAAAGACAAGGGTTGCGGACACCTCCTGCATCTTTAAAAGAAACGTGGATTGATGGTCAATATAAAATAACGGTTAGAGCTCATCCGGCGGCCCCCAATCATGGATATACTGGCAGTATATATAGAGTATCGCGCCAGAAGATTGGAGATGGTACAGAATATATGGATATTTATGGTGATTGGCATAAGGAATCAACGCTGAAACCAAATTATAAGGGTGGTGCTCCTAATCCGACTTATGATGCACAAGCAGCAAAAGATACACATATCCCTTATTAA
- a CDS encoding L-dopachrome tautomerase-related protein: protein MTYSRRTFLKVLAVLCAGRIPFTHAVTLKPVLQVAVQSPWMANQVAITRSGRLFLGLPRYSAEYATPSLARQRADGSLQPFPGNRWNTWQPGDDGSEAFVYLNSVHVFTDESVWCVDQGSLSAGIFGEQFARPGPGAQKIVQLDAGSGEIIRILRFDETILPPGAQMNDLRFHGSRIYISDSGLGGIIIHDLKNGLTLRRLSGMPVVKASDKAPPAMLAHVKGGKTFHPPNSDMIEITADGTWLYWAAPTGPLYRVQTEYLWNEKLSDTALAGHVELVYDNNFSGGCAMDSEGNIYFSETETHNITLWSPHGKSAVLVSDPRLVRPDGSFISPDRKLWIPVKQPVVSTSDTGKAKRVFNIYSIDLPNNYEGIPLGSAVSGS from the coding sequence ATGACTTATTCACGCCGTACATTTCTAAAAGTACTTGCTGTGCTTTGTGCTGGCAGAATCCCTTTCACTCATGCCGTCACATTAAAGCCTGTATTGCAGGTTGCCGTTCAGTCTCCCTGGATGGCAAACCAGGTCGCGATTACCCGCAGCGGCAGACTTTTTCTTGGTCTGCCGCGCTATTCTGCTGAATATGCCACACCCTCACTGGCGCGTCAGAGGGCAGATGGCAGCCTGCAGCCTTTTCCGGGAAACCGCTGGAATACCTGGCAGCCGGGGGACGATGGCAGCGAGGCGTTTGTCTATCTCAATTCGGTACATGTATTTACTGATGAAAGCGTATGGTGTGTCGATCAGGGTTCATTAAGCGCCGGTATTTTCGGCGAGCAGTTCGCCAGACCCGGCCCGGGTGCGCAGAAAATTGTCCAATTAGACGCCGGAAGTGGTGAGATTATTAGAATTCTGCGTTTTGATGAAACCATCCTGCCTCCGGGCGCGCAGATGAATGATCTACGTTTCCACGGTTCACGAATATACATTTCTGATTCAGGACTGGGGGGCATTATTATTCACGATCTCAAAAACGGCCTTACCCTCCGCCGCCTGTCGGGTATGCCTGTAGTAAAAGCCAGCGATAAAGCACCTCCCGCGATGCTGGCGCACGTTAAAGGGGGAAAAACATTTCATCCACCGAATAGTGATATGATCGAGATTACCGCCGATGGCACGTGGCTCTACTGGGCTGCGCCAACAGGCCCGTTGTATCGGGTACAGACCGAATATCTCTGGAATGAAAAGCTTTCTGATACCGCTCTTGCCGGGCATGTGGAGCTTGTTTATGACAACAATTTTTCGGGTGGATGCGCGATGGATTCGGAGGGAAACATCTATTTCTCAGAAACTGAAACTCATAATATTACTCTGTGGTCTCCTCATGGAAAAAGTGCGGTACTGGTTAGCGATCCACGACTGGTTCGACCGGACGGTTCTTTTATCTCACCCGACCGAAAACTCTGGATTCCGGTAAAACAGCCTGTTGTATCCACATCGGATACAGGTAAAGCTAAACGAGTATTTAATATTTACAGCATTGATCTGCCGAACAATTATGAAGGAATACCTCTGGGTAGTGCAGTAAGTGGATCGTGA
- a CDS encoding lactoylglutathione lyase family protein, whose amino-acid sequence MMTTPYPRAFSHIGLSVTDLDAAITFYTEVMGWYLIMPPTEIQEDDSAIGVMCTDVFGSGWEKFRIAHLSTGDRVGVEMFEFKAAEKPENNFEYWKSGVFHFCVQDPDVEGLAAKIVAAGGRQRMPVREYYPGEKPYRMVYMEDPFGNIIELYSHSYELTYSAGAYV is encoded by the coding sequence ATGATGACAACACCTTATCCCCGTGCTTTTTCCCACATTGGCCTGTCGGTCACTGACCTTGACGCTGCCATTACGTTTTATACCGAGGTGATGGGCTGGTATCTGATTATGCCGCCTACTGAGATTCAGGAAGATGATTCCGCTATTGGCGTAATGTGCACAGACGTATTTGGCTCAGGCTGGGAAAAATTTCGTATTGCCCACCTCTCAACCGGCGATCGTGTTGGAGTGGAGATGTTTGAGTTTAAAGCCGCTGAAAAACCGGAAAACAACTTTGAATACTGGAAGAGCGGTGTGTTTCACTTTTGTGTGCAGGACCCGGATGTGGAGGGATTAGCGGCTAAAATCGTCGCCGCAGGCGGCAGACAGCGTATGCCTGTGCGTGAATACTATCCTGGAGAGAAACCCTACCGGATGGTCTACATGGAAGATCCGTTTGGCAACATCATTGAGCTTTACAGCCACAGTTATGAGCTGACTTATTCGGCAGGTGCCTATGTCTGA
- a CDS encoding LysR family transcriptional regulator — translation MLNPQWLKSFVTLTEVGSFTECAEQLGITQAAVSQHIRHLEQKLGPLLLRSRRPLELTPAGNALTDYCQQVDRAHRQLELRLSDSDVTCGEISLISPGSIGLRLYPLLLSLQGEHQDLTVRHRFAPDSEVIDAVLHNRYEMGLVTQKPDDRRLVAQKFAEEALELVIPANACVNCWEDLEALGYIDHPDGQAMATRLLSRRFPGNPGVRNLPQRGFSNQISLILEPVARGLGFTVLPRFARLAFARPQAIKVTEDGAALVDTIWLIHRAEWPLSARAQQALHWLKDRI, via the coding sequence ATGCTAAATCCACAATGGTTAAAATCATTCGTTACACTGACAGAAGTGGGCAGTTTCACTGAATGTGCAGAGCAGCTTGGTATCACCCAGGCTGCAGTCAGCCAGCATATTCGTCACCTCGAGCAGAAGTTAGGGCCCCTTCTCCTGCGCAGCAGACGGCCTCTGGAACTGACCCCGGCCGGAAACGCGCTGACTGATTATTGTCAGCAGGTTGATCGGGCGCACCGACAGCTTGAGTTACGGCTCAGCGACAGTGATGTCACCTGCGGCGAAATTAGCCTGATTTCACCCGGTAGTATTGGCTTGCGCCTTTATCCACTGCTGCTTTCACTACAGGGGGAGCATCAGGATTTAACGGTTCGTCATCGTTTTGCCCCTGACAGTGAAGTTATCGACGCGGTACTACATAATCGCTATGAAATGGGACTTGTAACGCAGAAACCTGATGACCGGCGGCTTGTGGCGCAGAAGTTTGCTGAGGAGGCGCTGGAACTGGTTATTCCGGCCAACGCCTGTGTTAATTGCTGGGAAGATCTGGAAGCGCTTGGCTATATCGATCATCCTGACGGGCAGGCTATGGCGACGCGTCTGCTCAGTAGACGTTTTCCCGGCAATCCCGGCGTTCGTAACCTTCCGCAGCGTGGTTTCAGCAATCAAATCAGCCTCATACTCGAACCCGTGGCGCGCGGGCTGGGATTCACCGTCCTGCCCCGCTTTGCCCGGCTGGCGTTTGCTCGTCCGCAAGCCATTAAGGTCACTGAAGACGGGGCTGCACTTGTTGATACCATCTGGCTTATTCATCGTGCCGAATGGCCGCTCTCGGCGCGGGCGCAACAGGCGCTGCACTGGCTGAAAGACAGGATATAA
- a CDS encoding TenA family protein: MEAFSERLLREHQSAWQAMQQHRFVTDIEQDRLPTAVFNRYLVFEGNFVATAIAIFALGVSNAPGIHQQRWLIGVLNALVDTQIAWFEQVLSERRITPADYPDDLPGVQRFRDGMLRTARQGSYEQIVTLMFGAEWMYYFWCRRVSEHRQSDADVRRWVEMHAEDEFYQQALWLKNELDRCAMALSEHEKQALSALYGDVLQWEIDFHHAAYED, encoded by the coding sequence ATGGAAGCGTTTAGCGAACGGCTGTTGCGCGAACATCAATCGGCGTGGCAGGCGATGCAGCAGCACCGTTTTGTGACTGATATCGAACAGGATCGTCTGCCGACAGCCGTCTTTAACCGCTATCTGGTGTTTGAGGGCAACTTTGTCGCGACGGCAATCGCGATTTTTGCTCTCGGGGTCAGCAATGCGCCGGGTATTCATCAGCAGCGCTGGCTTATTGGCGTCCTGAATGCCCTGGTTGACACGCAGATTGCATGGTTTGAACAGGTATTATCAGAACGGCGGATTACTCCCGCTGATTATCCGGACGATCTTCCCGGCGTGCAGCGCTTTCGCGACGGCATGCTGCGGACGGCCCGGCAGGGAAGCTATGAGCAGATCGTTACCCTGATGTTCGGTGCGGAGTGGATGTATTATTTCTGGTGCCGACGGGTGAGCGAACATCGCCAGAGCGATGCTGATGTACGACGCTGGGTGGAAATGCACGCGGAGGACGAATTTTATCAGCAGGCGCTCTGGCTGAAGAACGAACTCGACCGCTGCGCCATGGCGCTGAGTGAACATGAAAAGCAGGCGCTGTCGGCGCTTTACGGTGATGTGCTGCAGTGGGAAATTGATTTCCATCACGCTGCGTACGAGGATTAG
- a CDS encoding BtpA/SgcQ family protein, producing the protein MVAISAEKTNAIQAIFSRDKVVIGVIHCDPFPGTPKYRGKSVPGIVERALRDAENYISGGVHGLIIENHGDIPFSKPEDIGHETSALMAVITEKVRERFGVPLGINVLANAAIPAMAIALAGGADFVRVNQWANAYIANEGFIEGAAAKALRYRSMLRAEHIRVFADSHVKHGSHAIVADRSIQELTRDVDFFEADAVIATGQRTGDSATMEEIDEIRGATELPLLVGSGVTPANVSQILGRTQGVIVASTMKVDGVWWNDVELARVKHFMSVAQAALEEA; encoded by the coding sequence ATGGTTGCTATCTCAGCAGAAAAAACGAATGCAATACAAGCTATTTTTTCACGTGATAAAGTTGTTATTGGCGTTATTCATTGCGATCCTTTTCCAGGTACGCCTAAATATCGAGGGAAATCAGTCCCCGGTATTGTTGAGCGTGCGCTTCGCGATGCTGAAAATTATATTTCAGGCGGCGTTCACGGCCTGATTATTGAAAACCATGGTGATATTCCTTTTTCCAAACCTGAGGATATCGGTCATGAAACCTCTGCGCTGATGGCGGTGATTACCGAGAAAGTTCGTGAGCGTTTTGGTGTGCCGCTGGGCATTAACGTCCTGGCGAACGCGGCGATCCCGGCGATGGCGATCGCCCTGGCGGGCGGGGCCGATTTCGTCCGCGTAAACCAGTGGGCCAACGCCTATATCGCCAACGAAGGATTTATTGAAGGGGCGGCCGCTAAGGCGCTGCGCTATCGCAGCATGCTGCGCGCTGAACATATTCGCGTCTTTGCCGACAGCCACGTCAAGCACGGTAGCCATGCCATCGTTGCCGATCGTTCTATTCAGGAGCTCACGCGCGACGTGGATTTCTTCGAAGCCGATGCGGTGATCGCGACCGGCCAGCGCACGGGCGATAGCGCCACGATGGAGGAAATTGACGAGATCCGCGGGGCGACGGAGCTACCGCTGCTGGTGGGATCCGGGGTGACGCCCGCCAACGTGAGCCAGATCCTCGGACGGACCCAGGGGGTCATTGTGGCCAGTACGATGAAGGTCGATGGCGTCTGGTGGAACGATGTTGAACTGGCCCGGGTGAAGCATTTTATGTCGGTCGCTCAGGCCGCGCTGGAGGAAGCATAA
- a CDS encoding PfkB family carbohydrate kinase — MRVYVTGNITVDETWSIPDIPKKGASIHGIKVSQDIGGKGANQAIILSRCGIDTRLIAATGNDSNGEWIRQQIKNEPLTLLPDGHFNQHSDTSIILNSADGDNAIITTTAAADTFSLDDIIPHMAEAAAGDILLQQGNFALDKTRALFQYAKTRGMTTVFNPSPVNPDFCHLWPLIDIAVVNESEAEQLQPYGVKTLVVTQGAAGAWLVQAGQRQFCPAVPAEALDTTGAGDTFLAVMLASAILRGVAPDALALAHASRAAAITVSRRGTLSAFPGGHELAALLAVNGAR; from the coding sequence ATGCGTGTTTATGTTACTGGTAATATTACCGTAGATGAAACCTGGTCCATTCCGGATATACCGAAAAAAGGCGCTTCCATTCACGGCATTAAAGTTTCGCAGGATATCGGCGGTAAAGGCGCGAATCAGGCGATTATATTATCCCGCTGCGGAATCGACACGCGTTTAATTGCCGCCACGGGAAATGACAGCAACGGCGAGTGGATCCGCCAGCAGATAAAAAATGAACCACTGACGCTACTACCCGACGGCCATTTCAATCAACATAGCGATACCTCGATTATTTTAAATAGCGCTGATGGCGACAATGCCATCATTACCACGACGGCCGCAGCCGATACGTTCAGCCTTGATGATATTATTCCTCATATGGCGGAGGCCGCCGCAGGCGATATTCTGCTACAGCAGGGAAATTTCGCCCTGGATAAAACCCGGGCGCTGTTCCAGTACGCCAAAACCCGCGGTATGACAACGGTATTCAACCCCTCGCCTGTCAATCCTGATTTTTGCCATCTGTGGCCGCTTATCGACATCGCGGTGGTCAATGAATCCGAGGCCGAGCAGCTCCAGCCTTACGGCGTAAAAACCTTAGTCGTGACCCAGGGCGCGGCAGGCGCCTGGCTGGTTCAGGCAGGCCAGCGCCAGTTTTGCCCCGCCGTCCCCGCCGAAGCGCTGGACACCACCGGCGCTGGCGACACGTTCCTCGCGGTAATGCTGGCGTCCGCGATCCTGCGCGGCGTAGCGCCGGATGCGCTGGCGCTGGCGCACGCCAGCCGCGCTGCCGCCATTACCGTTAGCCGCCGGGGGACGCTCAGCGCGTTTCCCGGCGGTCATGAGCTCGCCGCTCTGTTAGCCGTGAACGGCGCGCGCTGA
- a CDS encoding substrate-binding domain-containing protein — protein MMLFNTGKLRLLALATTMLASMSFISAAGAAGPTYALVQINQQALFFNLMNKGAQDAAKASGKDLVIFNSNDNPVAQNDAIENYIQQGVKGILVDAIDVNGIMPAVKEAAAANIPVIAIDAVLPAGPQAAQVGVDNIEGGRIIGKYFVDYVQKEMGGQVRLGIVGALNSAIQNQRQKGFEETLKSNPKITIANVVDGQNVQDKAMTAAENLITGNPDLTAIYATGEPALLGAIAAVENQGRQKDIKVFGWDLTAKAISGIDDGYVTAVLQQDPEKMGAEALNALNTIASGKTVPKTILVPATVVTKANVDTYRSLFK, from the coding sequence ATGATGTTATTTAACACCGGAAAACTGCGTTTACTTGCTTTAGCCACGACGATGCTGGCATCAATGAGTTTTATTTCTGCCGCCGGCGCCGCCGGTCCGACCTATGCGCTGGTGCAAATCAATCAGCAGGCTCTGTTCTTTAATCTGATGAATAAAGGCGCCCAGGATGCGGCCAAAGCCAGCGGCAAGGATTTAGTTATTTTTAACTCTAACGATAATCCCGTAGCGCAAAACGACGCGATAGAAAACTATATTCAGCAAGGCGTTAAAGGCATTCTGGTTGACGCTATCGACGTTAACGGAATTATGCCCGCGGTAAAAGAAGCCGCCGCCGCTAACATTCCAGTGATTGCGATTGATGCCGTATTACCGGCCGGGCCGCAGGCGGCTCAGGTCGGCGTTGATAATATCGAAGGCGGCAGAATTATTGGTAAATATTTCGTGGACTACGTGCAGAAAGAGATGGGCGGTCAGGTGCGGCTGGGTATTGTCGGCGCGCTGAATTCGGCCATTCAGAACCAGCGGCAGAAAGGGTTTGAAGAGACGCTGAAAAGCAATCCGAAAATTACCATCGCTAACGTCGTCGACGGCCAGAACGTGCAGGATAAAGCGATGACCGCGGCGGAGAACCTGATTACCGGTAACCCCGATCTGACGGCGATCTATGCCACCGGCGAACCCGCTCTGCTGGGCGCTATCGCCGCTGTGGAAAACCAGGGGCGCCAGAAAGATATTAAAGTCTTTGGCTGGGATCTGACGGCGAAGGCGATTTCCGGTATTGACGACGGCTACGTCACCGCCGTTCTGCAGCAGGATCCGGAAAAGATGGGGGCCGAAGCCCTGAATGCGCTGAACACGATCGCTTCAGGTAAAACCGTGCCGAAAACTATTCTGGTTCCGGCCACGGTGGTAACCAAAGCGAACGTCGATACCTATCGTTCGCTGTTCAAGTAG
- a CDS encoding LacI family DNA-binding transcriptional regulator — translation MAQEMSIKRVLLSDVAKLAGLSKATLSRYMNNSIVLPQDTILRIETAIRELDYRGNSLARRLSKGGSETLGLVLPDITNPFFAELADAAEEAASASGYSLVLCITRNNPEKECQFIRWLDTCQVDGLLFTTNRPDNGLLRKEIQRHERIVLLDEDIPGSKVPKVFADNVQGGRIATEKLIAAGHRLIAFVGGPDKLMSVRERYQGFCTAMEQAGLSWPPDWVMYGDYQREFGQQALRSLFSQPVRPTAIFAASDYLVLGLLDGLRASGLQAPEALSLVGFDDANYADFTQPRISTIRQPARELGRTAVNIMMRLLNDDRDIPAETRLPVEWIGRDSIKNC, via the coding sequence ATGGCGCAGGAAATGAGTATAAAACGCGTATTGTTATCCGATGTGGCAAAGCTGGCGGGGCTGTCGAAGGCGACCCTGTCGCGCTATATGAACAACAGTATTGTGCTACCGCAGGACACCATCCTTCGCATCGAAACCGCCATTCGCGAACTGGACTATCGCGGCAATAGCCTGGCACGCCGTCTTAGCAAAGGCGGCAGCGAAACGCTCGGCCTGGTGCTACCCGATATTACCAACCCCTTCTTTGCCGAACTGGCCGATGCCGCCGAAGAGGCCGCGTCTGCCAGCGGTTACAGCCTGGTGCTGTGTATCACCCGCAACAACCCGGAAAAAGAGTGCCAGTTTATCCGCTGGCTGGATACCTGCCAGGTCGACGGCCTGCTGTTCACCACCAACCGCCCCGATAACGGCCTGCTGCGTAAAGAAATCCAGCGCCACGAACGAATTGTCCTGCTGGATGAAGATATTCCCGGCAGTAAGGTGCCGAAAGTGTTTGCCGATAACGTCCAGGGCGGGCGGATCGCCACCGAAAAACTGATTGCCGCCGGGCATCGCCTTATCGCTTTCGTCGGCGGCCCGGACAAGCTGATGAGCGTTCGCGAGCGCTATCAGGGCTTCTGCACTGCGATGGAGCAGGCCGGCCTGAGCTGGCCGCCCGATTGGGTGATGTACGGCGACTACCAGCGTGAGTTTGGCCAGCAAGCACTGCGTTCCCTGTTCAGCCAGCCGGTTCGCCCGACCGCCATCTTCGCCGCCAGCGACTATCTGGTGCTCGGCCTGCTCGACGGTCTGCGCGCCAGCGGGCTCCAGGCACCGGAGGCGCTATCGTTGGTCGGCTTCGATGACGCCAACTATGCCGATTTTACCCAGCCGCGGATTTCCACTATCCGCCAGCCCGCCCGGGAACTGGGCCGCACCGCGGTGAACATCATGATGCGTCTGCTGAACGACGATCGGGATATCCCGGCGGAAACCCGCCTGCCAGTGGAGTGGATTGGCCGCGACTCAATCAAGAACTGTTAA
- a CDS encoding ATP-binding cassette domain-containing protein, producing the protein MINITKTYGSILSLRGVNLELAPGEVLGLVGDNGAGKSTLTKVLSGAVIPSSGTIRIDGEQQQFTNPADSRRCHIEMVYQDLSLCDTVDVAGNLFMGREPMKAVLGIPFLDEARMHADAREMLKGLGISIPDTRLLVRNLSGGQRQAIAIARAAAFDPKVLIMDEPTAALAVAEVEAVLELIRRVSARGVSVILITHRLQDLFLVCDRIMVMYEGTNVADRRVADTSLSDIVNLIVGEKFTARSAAAH; encoded by the coding sequence ATGATCAATATCACCAAGACCTACGGGTCGATACTTTCATTGCGCGGAGTCAATCTTGAGCTGGCTCCGGGCGAGGTGCTGGGCTTAGTGGGCGATAACGGCGCGGGGAAATCCACCCTGACCAAAGTGCTCTCTGGCGCGGTGATCCCCTCCAGCGGCACGATTCGTATCGACGGTGAACAGCAGCAGTTTACTAATCCGGCCGATTCGCGCCGCTGCCATATCGAGATGGTCTATCAGGATCTGTCGCTCTGCGACACGGTCGACGTCGCGGGCAATCTGTTTATGGGCCGCGAGCCGATGAAGGCGGTCCTCGGTATCCCCTTTCTCGATGAGGCCAGAATGCACGCCGATGCCAGGGAGATGCTAAAAGGACTCGGGATCTCCATTCCCGATACCCGGCTGCTGGTGCGAAACCTCTCCGGCGGCCAGCGCCAGGCCATTGCCATCGCCCGCGCGGCGGCCTTTGACCCGAAAGTGCTGATTATGGATGAACCCACCGCCGCGCTGGCCGTCGCGGAAGTCGAAGCGGTGCTGGAGCTCATTCGCCGCGTTTCCGCTCGCGGGGTGAGCGTGATCCTGATTACCCATCGCCTGCAGGATCTGTTCCTGGTTTGTGACCGGATCATGGTGATGTATGAAGGTACCAACGTCGCCGACAGACGGGTAGCCGACACCAGCCTGAGCGATATCGTTAACCTGATTGTGGGCGAAAAGTTCACCGCCCGCTCTGCGGCTGCACATTGA
- a CDS encoding ABC transporter permease has product MNLSSSRMIQHSLPRRLLHNHSGVVSIALFFVFCCVVFSLITGNFLTGTNWLNIIRQSAPLLIVATAMTLVITTGGIDLSVGSTLALVGALSAIALNNWGLPWPVVLLGGLLLGGLVGAINGFFIAYEGIPAFIVTLATLAVVRGIALLVTQGYSIPVPADSLFTFIGRAWVVGIPVPALIGIMILVIGHIVLNHMRFGRYVTAIGANAEGARRSGINTKAVTMKVYIISGMAAALAGMIITARLGSGSSNQGEGFELQVIAAVVLGSTSLFGGFGTIIGTLLGALSIAVIQNGLILSHISPFYTQIATGTIILLAIWLNTRILNPTRSAAKG; this is encoded by the coding sequence ATGAACTTAAGCAGCTCCCGCATGATTCAACATTCGCTGCCGCGCCGCCTGCTACATAACCACTCAGGCGTGGTCAGCATCGCACTCTTTTTCGTCTTCTGCTGCGTGGTGTTTTCGCTGATCACCGGCAACTTTCTCACCGGCACCAACTGGCTCAACATCATCCGTCAGAGCGCCCCGCTGCTGATCGTCGCGACGGCGATGACCCTGGTCATTACCACTGGCGGTATCGATCTGTCGGTGGGCTCCACCCTCGCGCTGGTCGGCGCGCTTTCCGCTATCGCCCTGAATAACTGGGGGCTGCCGTGGCCGGTAGTACTGCTCGGCGGCCTGCTGCTCGGCGGACTCGTGGGCGCCATCAACGGCTTCTTTATTGCCTATGAAGGCATTCCGGCATTTATCGTCACGCTCGCCACCCTGGCCGTGGTTCGCGGCATTGCGCTGCTGGTCACCCAGGGCTACTCGATTCCGGTTCCGGCTGACAGCCTGTTTACTTTTATAGGACGCGCGTGGGTAGTCGGTATCCCCGTGCCCGCGCTGATCGGCATTATGATTCTGGTTATCGGGCATATTGTTCTCAACCATATGCGCTTTGGCCGCTACGTAACCGCAATCGGCGCTAACGCCGAAGGCGCGCGACGCAGCGGCATTAATACCAAAGCAGTCACCATGAAGGTCTATATCATCAGCGGAATGGCCGCCGCGCTGGCGGGGATGATTATAACCGCGCGCCTCGGCAGCGGCTCCTCCAACCAGGGCGAAGGCTTTGAACTGCAGGTTATTGCTGCCGTTGTGCTTGGTAGCACCAGCCTGTTTGGCGGCTTCGGTACCATTATCGGCACGTTGCTGGGCGCGCTGTCGATTGCGGTCATTCAGAACGGACTGATCCTGTCGCATATTTCGCCGTTTTACACCCAGATAGCCACCGGCACCATTATCCTGCTGGCGATCTGGCTGAACACCCGCATTCTCAACCCCACGCGCTCCGCGGCAAAAGGATAG